A genome region from Streptomyces finlayi includes the following:
- a CDS encoding SigE family RNA polymerase sigma factor yields the protein MNLAAKRAVGAERGGAESVEEDFHGFVTVRSAALFRGALVLTGSRDAAEDLVQETLERACRKWRTISAKDAPDAYVRRIMVNLANDRWRRFRRTAQHPVDGEAAAPGDEYGRIDSRDQLVRALQQLPIRMRTVVVLRYFHDLSDAEIAADLKILPSTVRSQLARGIDRLRSQFPAPSAPSPQQLMEGTR from the coding sequence GTGAATCTGGCAGCCAAGCGGGCAGTGGGCGCCGAGCGCGGCGGGGCCGAGTCGGTGGAGGAGGACTTCCATGGATTCGTCACCGTCCGGTCGGCCGCGCTGTTCCGGGGAGCACTCGTCCTGACGGGCAGCCGAGACGCGGCGGAGGATCTGGTGCAGGAGACCCTGGAGCGGGCCTGCCGCAAGTGGCGCACCATCAGCGCCAAGGACGCCCCGGACGCGTACGTGCGGCGGATCATGGTCAATCTTGCCAACGACCGCTGGCGAAGATTCCGGCGTACGGCTCAGCACCCGGTCGACGGCGAAGCGGCCGCGCCGGGCGACGAGTACGGACGGATCGACAGCCGGGACCAGTTGGTCCGTGCTCTCCAGCAACTGCCGATACGGATGCGGACGGTGGTGGTGCTGCGGTACTTCCACGATCTGTCCGACGCCGAGATAGCGGCCGACCTGAAGATCTTGCCGAGCACCGTACGTTCCCAACTCGCCCGCGGCATCGACCGGCTCAGAAGCCAGTTCCCCGCACCTTCCGCCCCTTCACCGCAGCAGCTCATGGAAGGAACGCGATGA